Genomic segment of Paenibacillus sp. FSL R5-0623:
TGTTCCTTCCAATACACGTGATATTCAGGAGATGATGGATACCCTGGTGAGTGGAAAACACTCGTTTGTGAGTCTGGAAAAGACGCGCAGGAAACATCTTTTGCATCAGTTGTTGATTCAGTTAATGATGCACGTGAATGAAGCAACACCCCCTGTAGCGGGGATGGATGTGGCACTTGATTATATGACGCATCAGTATATGGAAGACATTCGAATGGATCAGATGGCCCGCATGGCAGGGCTTAGTGTGAATCATTTTATAAGAACATTCAAACGGCAACTTAATATGACCCCGATTGAATATATACTGAAACTACGTATGGCAAAGGCCAAGCAGCTGTTATTTTCTTCAGACAAAATCAAGGATATTGCAGAGCAAGTGGGTTATAAGGACGAGCACTATTTCAGCAGAGTTTTCAAGAAAAACGAAGGAATCGCCCCAACATTGTATATGAAAAATAAAGTGAATCGCATTGCCACCTTATATTACGGGTTGGACGATTATGTGATCACACTCGGTTTGAGGCCAGTATCCTCTTTATCCTATGGTCAGAGGGTGGTTCGTCATGTTGCCATACCTGCGCTTCAAGCACATAGTTATCAGGGACTTATTCTGGATAGCTTCAATCAGGACTATGATGATTTGAGGCGAGTCCAACCGGACCTGATCATTACAAGTGATCGTTTGGAGCCCAATGACTCCCTGCATCGGATCGCGCCTACCACCATGCTGGAGCACACCAATCATTTTGGCGAGAGGCTTCTGTATATGGCGGACATTATGGGTCGCACCGAACAGGCTGTACAGTGGATAGAACAACATGCTGAACTGAGCCGGGTTCTTCGAGGACGCATTCAATCGAGGTGGGGGAAACAGAGTGCCATGTTCATCCGGGTGACTTCTCATTTCTACCGAATGTATGGATTGAATAATCAGACAGGGGCGCTATTGTATGATGATCTGGGATTTTATTTGCCTCGTGATTTTCCGGAAGAACAGTGGGCTGTAGAGAGTAAAGTTCGCGATTTGCAGTTATACGACGCGGATCATGTGTTTGTAATGGTCGATCCCACAGAAGAGGCACGTGCTCAACTGAGGCAATTACAGCAATCCAGTGCATGGTTGGCATTAAAGGCTGTTCAAGAAGGCCAAGTATATAATGCAGGAGATATTTTTTTCAAAACGCTGGGTCCCACCGGACGCATGTGGGCCATGCGATATGTGGCAGAGCAACTTGGGGTTACCTTACGGTGATATTGTGCAAGAGAAGAGAGTGGAATAATCCATGGTAAGCCTGTACGCTTTTCCCTACTATAGTGATAATGATTATTATTATTAAATAGTAGAGGGGATTTACTACAAATGGTAAGACAGAGAGCAACAACGATGATACTGTTGGCCCTGCTTGTGCTCGTTCTGACGGCATGTAGCAAGGCAACAGAAGCAACGCCTCCGCAACAGGATACACCTGTGGAAGAGAGTGGTACACAAACGATTGAGCATCTTAAAGGAACAACGGTTGTACCGCAAAAAATAGAGCGTATGGTGGTATTATCTGCTGCTTACATCGATCACATGTTGACGATTGGTGAGAAACCAGCAGGCGTTAATGTAGAAGTTCGTTACGGAGGAGATTATTTGCCTTACTTTGCAGATCAGCTTGCCGGCATTCCAACGGTAGGGTCTGCAGACAGTCCTAACCTGGAGGCTATCCTTCAGATTGATCCGGATGTCATCGTTATTGAGAGTCGAACTGCGGAGAGTACGTATGATCAATTGGAGAAAATCGCTCCGACGATTGTACTTGGTACTGAATGGCTGGATTTTGTTGATGATACAACATATTGGACACAGGATCTGTTGACCATTGCCGGGATGTACAACAAAGTGGATCTGGCAAAAGAAAAGATAGCCGAGGTAGAGCAGCAGGCGAAGCAATTAAAAGCGAAGATCGAACAACTGGATCAAAAAAAGTTGGCTTATCTGCGTGTAAGAGAGAAGACCCTACAAATTTACGCGGCAAAAGGACATCCAACCAACACACTTTTGTATCATGATCTTGGATTTGTGCCAACGACTGTGACACCTGCCGAACAACGTGAGGATTTGTCCATGGAGAAAATTGCAGATGTGGATGCTGATTTCGTAGTTCTGGAGATTGACCCGAATGCCGATGAGTATTTAAACAACATCAATGCAAGCTCACTCTGGAAGGGAGTACCGGCTGTTGGTACAGATCAGGTCTATACGACAGATTCCTTCTGGTTGTTTAAGGGCTGGGGAGCAATTGGACGAAGCGAGATTATCAACGAAGTTGAAGACATGATTAATAGATGAGACGTTATCCAAGACATGATTATTCAGAGATGTCGGAAGCGCTACAGCAATTTTTTGTGACGAGGATCCAAGCGACTTGTGATGATTCCAAGTATCCTTTCCATGTGAAAGATCTGCTTAATGAAGAGAAACGAAACTTGATATTGCGTGAACAGGCTGTGCAGCAAGGGCTTCAATTGGGCTGCAAAGGAAGTGTGGCCGTCGGTACACTTTTTGCCAAACGTTACTCCGTATTTGTTATGTCCGTAATCTCAGCTTTCAGTCTATACGATACGATACTTAGCGTTGCAGACGATGATGTGCGGTTTGAATTGAATGGAGCAGGTGGCATGCGATATGAGACTCGGCTGAAGAGCTCCTTGTTGGAGGGGGGAGATCCTGTTCAGCGCAGGTCAGAGAGTGGTTTGCTCAAGAAAAGAGTGCTGCTACATCTGGAACCTGTCCTGCGAGCGGTAGCCGTCGGAACAGGAGCGAGCGATAAGGTCATGTGGTCTCTGGTTGCGCATAATGTGCAACAATTGTATGCACGAATGATCCATGATCAGAGCATTTGGAAGACAGATGAACGGCTTGCAAAGATTCAAGAAGATCAAAGCATCTGGCTGGATCGGCAAAACGATAATGCATGTACATTTGCCAATGAGCTGCAGCACTTCGAACATTCCGGTTGGCAGGGACCGCCGTTCCTGATACGCCGATATTGTTGTTTGGCATATCAGGTTGGGAGCGGCAGTCACGCACATGCATATTGTAACAGTTGTCCGAAGCTGGATTCGGAATCCCGATTGCGCAAACTTCTCCAGCAGTGAACTAACAGACACTTTTGTACCGCATGGTACGAATCTGTTTTAGACAATCTGTGTTCTCTTCGGTTTCCAGTGGGTAGAATCTATGATCGACAAGCTACACAACCTGCAGCGGCTTGAGCCAGCGTCTGCGGGTTTGTTGGCTTTGTACAAGTTCACGATACCTTTGCATTGAGGTATAGTATTCGTTATACTTCAAGCTATTGATCAATTAATCACTAACTATTGGAGGGGGGATTATCATGGCAAAGGATACAGCAGCGTCGGTTAACCGGCGAAATGATATTATCTCTGCAGCAATTGACGTCTTCGCGGAAATTGGCTATTATCGTGCGACTACAGCCCAGGTAGCTGAACGGGCACAGATCTCACAGCCGTATATATTTCGTTTTTTCAAAACAAAAGAAGCTTTATTATTAACTGCAATTGAGGTCTCATGGACACGGGTGATTGATTCGTTTCGAATTGTGGTGGAGACGGCGACACCAGATCAGTTAGAGAATGATCTCATTGAAGCCTATGATAAGATTCTGGAATCGCACAAGAGCGAAATCTTGCTTCAGATGCAGGCGCAAACGATCAGGGAGGAAGTCATTCGTCAGGCTATGCAAAAAGGCATGAGTGATGTAAGAAGCATTGTACTGGAAGCTTTCACCGTTGCAGGAATTGCTGAACCGCTAAAAAGAACCATGATTTTTCTGGCAATCGGGATGTTGTGTAATGTATCTAATGCACTGGATATGCCGGAGCTGAAGGAACGATAGAGAGGGAGGTAAAGTCCCTTTTTGAATTTTAGTTATTGATCAATCACTAATTATGGTTTATATTGTTTTCAGGTAAGTAATCGATCAATAACTAAATGAATGAAAGAGGTCGATCCACGATGAATAGAGCTATTGTGATTGGTGCCACAGGTGGAACAGGTGCAGCAATTACGGAGGAATTGATTAGACGGGGTATTTCTACCATTGCATTTGGGCGCTCCCGTCAAAAGTTGGAGCAACTTGCGGTAAAGTTGGGATCTTCAGATCACCTGCAAATCGCAGTGGGGGATGCATTTCGATCGGAGGATATTATTGCTGCTTCCCAGGGTGCCGATGTCATATTTCATTGTGCGAATGTCCCTTATAACAAGATGGAGAGCAGGCTAATTCCGCTGGGCGAATCCGTGATGGTGGCGGCAGAACACATGGGTCTGAACGTGGTGGTAATAGACGGAATCTACCCCTATGGCAGAAGACAAATGAAGGAAGTAACCGAAGAACATCCGAAACAGCCACATACGCGCAAAGGCAAGACACGACTTGCCTATGAACAGATGTTATTCAGTGCAAAATGGAGCAAAGTTCAGGTGATGATTGTTCGCTTGCCGGACTATTATGGCCCAACGGCCAATCAGGCTTCCTATCTGGGTTCAACCCTTGAAGCGATAGCAAAAGGCAAGATGGCTTTTTTTATCGGGAATATGAAAGTACCCAGAGAGTACATCTATTTACCGGATGCTGCAGTCATGGTGGTGGAGCTGGCAAGCAGAGATACGACGTATGGACAGAGCTGGAACATTCCTGGATCGGGGATCATCTCGGGTCATGACATCGTGCGTATGGCACAGAAGGCTGCGGGGAGAAGCAAACCTGTGATGGCGTTAGGAAAAGTGGGATTGACGTTGATCGGACTAGGTGTACCCGTTATGAAAGAAATTGTAGAAATGTTATATCTGACCGAGGAACCCCTGATCTTGAGCAGACAGAAGTATGAGGAACGTATTGGCACGGTTGTGGCAACCTCTTTTGAAGAAGGAATTGCTTTGACGATTAAAGAGCTGCAAGGGGAGTAGAAGGGAATATATTTTTAGATCTTATACACCACGTCAATTCTCCGCATTTTATAATAGTACAATCTATGCCCGGGACTAGCTTTGTACGCCCTTTATTATTAAGCCTATGAATGTCACTTTGTTAGTGATTAATCAATTACTTTAAGCGCGATTGGACTAATTGGTACTATGGGGACGACCAGAGTCACTGGAGAGACGGGTCTAACAGGGATCACAGGACTAACGGGAACCACTGGGCCAACCGGGTCCAACTTTGCAAACACAAGGGTTCTGGGCGATTGCTCTATCCCTGGGTGCTAGGGTTAATCCAGCCTTTCTTGTACAGAGAACATCACCTACGGTAACGACGCTGGTCAGTGGTCTGTTGCCCGTCCTAAACGTCGCGATTACGCTACTTACACTGCGGGCAGTGCTGGGAAGTGGTTCAGTCACTTTGGCAGTGGAAGTCGCACTGAATGCGGGAGATGTGATTGGACTGTTCTATGCTGGCTGCAAGCGGGCTAACGATTAAGTTGAATCTGGGCAGTGGTGCTACGAATGGCATTGTGTGGTCTGTGCATGAGATTACCTAAAAATACTTCTTAACGGACGGTGCCTATGGACAAATTCGTAAAGTTGTAATAAGTTAGTTTGAAGATATTCGAAATATCTTTTAGAAATTGGACTAACAAGTGAGGTGGATTTCATGATTCCTATTTTGGGACGCATTAACGAATTAAGTCGAAAACAACGCAGCAGCGTCGGATTGACAAAAGCAGAACAGAGCGAGCAGCAGGAGCTTAGAAAACAATATTTGCAGGCTATTCGAGGTCAGGTACTGACAACCATGCTGGCAGTATCCGTTGTGGACCCGCTGGGTCATGATGTGACCCCTGAGAAATTAACCAATGAAAAATTGCAGCGCCGTGAACAGGCCGGCCAATAGCATTCCATTAATAAGACAGACCAAGGATACATCTTGGTCTGTCTTTTTTATTTTCTGTAAAGCATCCATCTAGAAGAAAGCTCATCAAAGAAGAGGGTACCGCCCAGTTAGGATTTCGTGTGAATTAACAAGCATGTTAGAAATTTTTAGTTTTTATGACAATAAAGCTACCTCGAACTTCAAATCATCCCCGACAACTCATATAATAACGCTAATATATGTCATGATTACAAGTGGAAAACAAAATTTTCTTCATATAACTAACAAGAAACTAACATTAAATAATTTAAAAGAAAGTTCATATGTGTCCTTGAAAGGGTTGATGAATCATGAGCCTGGAAGATTTGAATGAACGTGTGAAGAAAGATCTAGCTTATTTGTCATTTGGTGGTTCGAACTGGGTACGCCCAAGAGAACATGCGGATGGTCATGTCTATGATGTTGTCATTGTAGGCGGAGGCCAGAGTGGATTAGGGGCGGCATTTGGACTTCTTCGTGAACGAATCTCCAATATTCTCGTTATTG
This window contains:
- a CDS encoding helix-turn-helix domain-containing protein, producing the protein MEENDWIKQLEQLHFSAVHVCHYCNNPGAVHHRIWKRFAICRVIAGKGSLSMDNIVHTVSQDEWFLLKPGMHVEFQTDMEAPVRYQIILFSCVTLTRRRNAWHTEAFDLPVTGKLNVPSNTRDIQEMMDTLVSGKHSFVSLEKTRRKHLLHQLLIQLMMHVNEATPPVAGMDVALDYMTHQYMEDIRMDQMARMAGLSVNHFIRTFKRQLNMTPIEYILKLRMAKAKQLLFSSDKIKDIAEQVGYKDEHYFSRVFKKNEGIAPTLYMKNKVNRIATLYYGLDDYVITLGLRPVSSLSYGQRVVRHVAIPALQAHSYQGLILDSFNQDYDDLRRVQPDLIITSDRLEPNDSLHRIAPTTMLEHTNHFGERLLYMADIMGRTEQAVQWIEQHAELSRVLRGRIQSRWGKQSAMFIRVTSHFYRMYGLNNQTGALLYDDLGFYLPRDFPEEQWAVESKVRDLQLYDADHVFVMVDPTEEARAQLRQLQQSSAWLALKAVQEGQVYNAGDIFFKTLGPTGRMWAMRYVAEQLGVTLR
- a CDS encoding ABC transporter substrate-binding protein codes for the protein MVRQRATTMILLALLVLVLTACSKATEATPPQQDTPVEESGTQTIEHLKGTTVVPQKIERMVVLSAAYIDHMLTIGEKPAGVNVEVRYGGDYLPYFADQLAGIPTVGSADSPNLEAILQIDPDVIVIESRTAESTYDQLEKIAPTIVLGTEWLDFVDDTTYWTQDLLTIAGMYNKVDLAKEKIAEVEQQAKQLKAKIEQLDQKKLAYLRVREKTLQIYAAKGHPTNTLLYHDLGFVPTTVTPAEQREDLSMEKIADVDADFVVLEIDPNADEYLNNINASSLWKGVPAVGTDQVYTTDSFWLFKGWGAIGRSEIINEVEDMINR
- a CDS encoding TetR/AcrR family transcriptional regulator, producing the protein MAKDTAASVNRRNDIISAAIDVFAEIGYYRATTAQVAERAQISQPYIFRFFKTKEALLLTAIEVSWTRVIDSFRIVVETATPDQLENDLIEAYDKILESHKSEILLQMQAQTIREEVIRQAMQKGMSDVRSIVLEAFTVAGIAEPLKRTMIFLAIGMLCNVSNALDMPELKER
- a CDS encoding SDR family NAD(P)-dependent oxidoreductase, which gives rise to MNRAIVIGATGGTGAAITEELIRRGISTIAFGRSRQKLEQLAVKLGSSDHLQIAVGDAFRSEDIIAASQGADVIFHCANVPYNKMESRLIPLGESVMVAAEHMGLNVVVIDGIYPYGRRQMKEVTEEHPKQPHTRKGKTRLAYEQMLFSAKWSKVQVMIVRLPDYYGPTANQASYLGSTLEAIAKGKMAFFIGNMKVPREYIYLPDAAVMVVELASRDTTYGQSWNIPGSGIISGHDIVRMAQKAAGRSKPVMALGKVGLTLIGLGVPVMKEIVEMLYLTEEPLILSRQKYEERIGTVVATSFEEGIALTIKELQGE
- a CDS encoding DUF896 domain-containing protein yields the protein MIPILGRINELSRKQRSSVGLTKAEQSEQQELRKQYLQAIRGQVLTTMLAVSVVDPLGHDVTPEKLTNEKLQRREQAGQ